TCCCCAGCCTCTCGGTCCCCTTTTTtggcgccgaagaagccaTGTTTCTGACCCATGCTTGCTGAAGCAGCATCACGTTGAGGCAACCGCAGCGAGTGTTGTGCAACCTGTATTTGTGAGCAGGCACGCAAGGCGAAACGGCTCATTTTAGCCGATGAATGTCGCAATCAGCTCCTTGAAGGCATAGAAGCTGTGGCCGGAGCAGTTAGGGTAAGCATTGTCAAGGAGCTGGACTCATGTGTGGAAGGACCCCCAGCGTCACTATGGTTGATCGTATCACGCGGGACCCAGGCAACTCGGAGGTACGAGCCGCATCGATTTTTAAAACGGTAGACCTGCAGAACTGAGAACTATCTGCATGATATCTATAGGTGTAATCTTCGTTCCTAGTGGCCAGCATATATCATCTCCCGGCTTGGAGACTGTCGTGGCACGGGCACAGTGAATGTTCGCATCACAGTGGAAATTGCTCGAGCGTGCCCACGGAAACTTGCTAATCTTTTGCTCGCGGTGCAACACTCTTTGTGGGCTTTTTCAGGTCACATTAGGGCCCCGAGGGCGTAACGTCTTACTGGAGAGAGAATATGGGCCGCCCATGATAGTCAATGATGGTGTCACCATCGCAAGAAATATTGAGCTTAAGAGTCGTGCTCACAACGCCGGTGCAAAGTTAGTGCAGGAGGTTGCATCGACTTCGGATGAGTGGGCAGGAGACGGCACATCCTCCACGACTATCCTCACGGCTGAAATAGCACGCCAGGTAAGAGTAGGTTTATGGGACAGTTGCCGGGAATTGGGGTCTACTGCTACCACAATCAGAGGAGCTTCTTATCGTGTTGGACTGGTCGGTATGCTTTCAGGGCGTGGACCACGTCAACAAAGGACACAATCCAATTCCTCTGCAACGCGGCATTCAAAGAGCTGCGAAAGTGATGATGGAGGAAGTAAAGCGTTTGGCCAAACCTGTCGAAGGAATGAACGATCTGCTGAATATTGCGACTGTGGCGACTAGTGGCAATGTGGCTATGGGCCAGGTGATAGCTAAATCGTTCGACAAACTCGGCCGACATGCCGCTATCGTGCTGGAGGACAACCCCGCCCTTGAGGACACGGTACGATCGCGGAAGGCAGCAAATGTGCAGCCGTGAGAGGAATAACACTAGCATGAGGAGGTGGTTTTTTCACGACGTCCGGTGCCAGGAAGCTTTGCAGTGAACGAGACGTAATGCGTGCTGATGTGGTGAGAGCAGTGGAGGAGGGCTTGGCGGTTCTGGTCTTCTGGCCTAAATGTGGCTTCTCCACTTGTTATCTGTTTCTCGTTGCAGCTGGAGTTCACGGAAGGGTATACCTTCGAAAGaggcttttcttcgccgtaCTTCCTTGTGGGAGAGGATCGCGACATTATAGAGTGGCAAAATCCGTCTATTCTGGTTTGCGACTACAAGATAGAGACAGCCCAAAGCATCCTCCCCATTTTGGAACACTTTGTGCGAACAAAGGCGCCACTTGTGCTTATTGCTGAAGATTTCGGCCCCGAAGTTCTACAAACGTGCATCATCAATCGGATGCGTCAACTCCTGAAAGTGGTAAGAActtcccctttcttttccgagATCGGGCTCCTTGCGAGCGAGGGTGGTGGATTTGAAATGTGCGCATGTTCAGAGCCTGCACAGTACGAGTGATGCCACACATAGCAAACGATGTACCGAGAAGACAGCCATGACTTTGTACCAAATACAGTGAGGCGGGCGCACACCTTCATCTTCATGTAGTGGGATCGTACCAAGATAGAAGAACAGCTGTGCTTAACACGGGAAATCATGCTGGAATCGGGCGTGCTGTGCGTGCTGTGACCGGTCTTGCAGGTGACGATACGCGCACCGTCATTCGGAGAGCGACGTAAAGAATACTTGCGAGATATTGCCGTCGCGACTAATGCCCAACTCATTTCTCGAGATTTGGGCTTACCGCTGGAAGAGGCCACTCCTGCTAATGTTGGGAACGCTGCAAGCATCGTCGTGCGGAAAGATCGCACGTCGATCCTTACAAGGCCAGAGTATCAACCAAGTATTAAGGACAGGTATGAGGGGAAGAGCGGGTTTTCTGCCGCTGACCATAACTGTTTTTCTCCTGGCACATAAGTATGTATTGGGGTTGTTTGTGATTCGCAGGGTCGCACAGTTGCAAAAGGAACTCGAGGTGTCGACGTCGAAGTTCGACCGCGAGAAGCTGGGTGAAAGGATTGCAGCTCTATCCGGCGGTATTGCCCGTATTATGGTGAGACTCAGCGTGCCAAGACCCTCTCGCAAGAAATTGGGTACGGAACGCCACGTAGACGCAGCTCGTGGAGGTAGCAAGTACCACGACCTTCAAGAAATGCTTGTTTTTGAAACCTCTTCTTGCAGATCGGTGCGTCGACAGAAACCGaacagaaggagaagaggctgCGGTATGAGGACTCGATCAACGCCGTCCGTGCTGCCCTCGAGACTGGATACGTTCCTGGTGGGGGCGTCACCTATCTGGCCCTTTCCACGGACGAGTTCTACAGTAAAATAGTCGCGGAGATTGAGGAGGCTGCCAAAACTGAAATGACgtgcgacggagacgaaccAGTTGGTGCAGCAGCGGAAGTGGTTGGTAAGCGTCTTTCTGCAGCTTTTAAGATGCACTGGTGTGTGCATCTCACGTGTCCAAAGGTAACTAGGCTATTTGTCGTTTGTGTCTTTGCTGTGCAGACGAGATGGAAGGAGAAATCGAGCTGCAAAAGGCAGGCGCTAAGATCGTAGTTGATTCCATGAAGTCCATCACCAAGCAAATAGCGGACAATGCTGGTAAGGACCTTTCGTGGAAGCATGAATATCAGCGAACAAAGGTGCTCTCACATTCGGGTGTTTAATTCTAAAGGAATCGATTGTGTGTTACTCTGTTCTATCTGTGGCAGGTGTAAATGGAGACAAGGTAGTCCGAGCAATTCTGACTTCAGGGAAACCGTTTGGCTTTGGATGGAATGCAAAGACGAACAAATTCGGGGATATGATCAGCCAGGGCGTGATCGATCCGGCAAAAGTCATCATCTCCGCCATTGAACACTCAACATCGGTTGCGGGTCTTGTCTTGACCACCGAAGGGATGATGgtggaggaggaggagccAGAAAAGAATTTACGTGATGTACCAGACCTGCCAATGGCATGACGCTCGACTGCCGCACTGGATACATGATTGCTCTGACAGTGAACTTGTCTTTTCTAGTGTGTTGGATTCGGTTTTGTAGCTATTGATTTTGAGGATATAAGAGGTGCAGCTGAAACATTAGTTTTCATCGAATGTAAATCTCGATCCCGGAGACCTGACAGGTGTGTGTCGTTTCTGCtgcgaaaggaagagaatgGCTGAGGTGGCTCACTCCCCAAGATTGATCGAAGGGATCATCTTCTTGTATCTGCAGTTTTTGACATTCACTTTCGTTCCCGTTTTCTACCGAGTTTGCCGCTTACCGTGCTTCCGAAACCTACAGTAACATAGTCGTCACTGTGTGACACAGTAATATCAATTGGTGCCGCAAATTTTCCTTCTCCAACAGCTCCTGA
This region of Neospora caninum Liverpool complete genome, chromosome VI genomic DNA includes:
- a CDS encoding putative TCP-1/cpn60 chaperonin family protein, whose amino-acid sequence is MARKAKRLILADECRNQLLEGIEAVAGAVRVTLGPRGRNVLLEREYGPPMIVNDGVTIARNIELKSRAHNAGAKLVQEVASTSDEWAGDGTSSTTILTAEIARQGVDHVNKGHNPIPLQRGIQRAAKVMMEEVKRLAKPVEGMNDLLNIATVATSGNVAMGQVIAKSFDKLGRHAAIVLEDNPALEDTLEFTEGYTFERGFSSPYFLVGEDRDIIEWQNPSILVCDYKIETAQSILPILEHFVRTKAPLVLIAEDFGPEVLQTCIINRMRQLLKVVTIRAPSFGERRKEYLRDIAVATNAQLISRDLGLPLEEATPANVGNAASIVVRKDRTSILTRPEYQPSIKDRVAQLQKELEVSTSKFDREKLGERIAALSGGIARIMIGASTETEQKEKRLRYEDSINAVRAALETGYVPGGGVTYLALSTDEFYSKIVAEIEEAAKTEMTCDGDEPVGAAAEVVDEMEGEIELQKAGAKIVVDSMKSITKQIADNAGVNGDKVVRAILTSGKPFGFGWNAKTNKFGDMISQGVIDPAKVIISAIEHSTSVAGLVLTTEGMMVEEEEPEKNLRDVPDLPMA